GGAAGGGCAGAAAAGGCTAGCCACTTTTCCGCAGGAAAAACTGGATGAGATTGTGGAATGCGTGGCCAGGGCCGTTGTGCCCCATGTTCAGAACCTTGCGGTCATGTCTTGTGAAGAGACGGAATACGGAAGGTGGGAGGACAAGTGCATAAAAAACAGCTTTGTCTGTGAAGACCTCCCCATGCGTATGCGGGGAATGCGCTGTGTGGGTATCATCGGCCATGACAGGGCAAGTGGTCTGGCAGAAATAGGTGTTCCCGTAGGCGTAATTATTGCCATCTGTCCTGCCACCAGTCCGGTTTCAACCACCATCTATAAAACTCTCATAGCCATCAAATCAGGCAATGCCATTATTTTTTCCCCCCATCCCAGGGCCATAGGGACCATGGGCAGGGTTCTTGATATAATGATGGATGCCGCCGCATCCGCAGGGCTTCCGGAAGGATGTATCTCCTGGCTGGACACTGTAACCCTGAGTGGAACCCTTGAGCTGATGGGTCACAGGGCCACATCTCTCATTCTTAATACCGGTGTATCCAGCCTTCTTTCCGCAGCCTATGCCGCCAGAAAGCCCGTTATTTATGGTGGAATGGGGAACGGACCGGCTTTTATAGAACGCACGGCGGATATACAGCAGGCGGTCAGGGATATTATAGCCAGTAAAACCTTTGATAACGGCATCGTTTCTTCGGCTGAACAGTCCATAGTGGTGGATGGCTGCATAGACAGTGAGGTTCGGCAGGCACTTATAAACAATGGCGCATGGTTCATGTCTGAAGAGCAGTCCCGCCAGTTTACTTCCATGTTTTTCTGCTCCAACGGGAAGCCCAACCAGAGAATGATAGGACTTGATGCTCAGACCCTTGCCCTTAGGGCAGGCTTTTCTGTTCCTGAGCATGTGAGGGTGCTCGTGGCCGAGCGCACTCATGTTTCCGAGACAGATCCCTATGCAGGGGAGCTGCTTTGTCCTGTGCTGGCTTACTATGTGGAAGATGACTGGATGCACGCCTGTGAAAAGTGCATTGAACTGCTCATTGAAGAAGGTACCGGCCACACCCTTGTGATCCATTCAAAGGATGAAAATGTCATCTGCCAGTTCGCCTTAAAAAAACCCGTAGGCAGAATTCTTGTCAACACTCCGGCAAGCTTTGGTGGCATGGGTTTTACCACCAATCTTTTTCCTTCCATGACCCTTGGCAGCGGATCCGCCGGAGAGGGCATTACCTCGGATAACGTTTCTCCTATGAACCTGATTTATATCCGCAAGGTGGGGTATGGGGTGAGAAGGATGGATGATATCGAAAACTACAGATCAAAAGTGAAATATTCTTCTAAAGGGGAGATACCCCGGAAGAAAGAAGACAGTTCAAAAAGCTTGCAGACACTGCACCGTATCTTGAAAGAGGCCATTCGGGTGATGGACCGTCCTTAAAAGATATCCGAGTGAAAGTTTATCCGTAAAAAGGGAGGTAACAGCTGTGGATTTACAAGAATTTTCAAATAAACTCGCTGAAGCGACAAAAGGCCTGAGTCCGGAAGAACGTGCCTCATTGAGAAAACTTTTTGAGGGCGTCTCCGCAGAGATTGTCAAGGGAGCACCCAGCACAGTGGCCCCCGCCGCATATTCCTTAACAGGCATCCCTGACGGCCCCACAGAGCGCCATGTGAAGCTGAAGGATCATTTTTTAAAGCAGGTTCCCAGCATTACCATTCACCGCGCCAGGGCCATTACCAAAATTGCTAAAGAAAATCCCGGAATACCCAAGATTCTGCTCAGGGGTAAGTCTTTCAAGTATTGCTGCGAAACAGCCCCCCTTGTGATTCAGGACCATGAGCTGATTGTGGGCTCCCCCAATGGTGCACCCCGTGCTGGATCTTTTTCTCCGGATATTGCCTGGCGCTGGGTGGAAGAAGAAATTGATACCATCGGCACCCGTTCTCAAGATCCTTTTTATATCTCCGAAGAAGACAAAAAAGTTATGCGGGAGGAGCTGTTTCCTTTCTGGAAAAGCCAGTCCGTGGATGAGTATTGCGAAGGTCAGTACCGGGAAGCGGGTCTCTGGGAGCTTTCCGCAGAATCCTATGTTTCCGACTGCTCCTATCACGCAGTAAACGGGGGTGGGGACTCTAACCCCGGCTATGATGTTATTCTGATGAAAAAAGGTATGCTGGATATCCAGAATGAAGCCAAAGCCTACCTTGAAAAGCTGGATTACGAAAACCCCGATGATATCGATAAAATTTATTTTTATAAATCCGTCATCGATACCACCGAAGGGGTAATGATCTATGCCAGAAGACTGTCCCGCTACGCAGCAGAACTGGCGGCAAGGGAAAATGATCCGAAACGTAAAGCAGAGCTTCTTAAAATATCCGAGGTGAACGCCCGTGTTCCTGCCCATGCTCCCACTACCTTCTGGGAAGCCATTCAGGCGGTCTGGACCATAGAATCCCTTCTGGTGGTGGAGGAAAATCAGACAGGCATGTCCATCGGTCGTGTGGATCAGTACATGTATCCTTTTTTCCGTGCGGACATTGATTCCGGTCGGATGACAGAATACGAGGCCTTTGATCTGGCGGGTTGTATGCTGGTGAAGATGTCTGAGATGATGTGGATTACCAGTGAAGCAGCATCCAAGTTTTTTGCGGGTTATCAGCCTTTTGTCAATATGTGCGTTGGCGGTGTGACCCGTGATGGCCGTGATGCCACCAATGACCTGACCTACCTGCTTATGGATGCGGTACGCCATGTCCGGGTGTACCAGCCTTCCCTGTCCACCCGTGTACACAACAAATCTCCCCAGAAGTATCTGAAAAAGATTGTGGATGTCATCCGTTCCGGTATGGGATTCCCCGCTGTCCACTTTGATGATGCCCACATCAAGATGATGCTCTCCAAGGGTGTTTCCTTTGAAGATTCAAGGGATTACTGCCTCATGGGCTGTGTTGAACCCCAGAAGGCCGGTCGCCTTTATCAGTGGACTTCCACTGCCTACACCCAGTGGCCCATCTGCATTGAGCTGGTGCTGAACCGGGGTGTACCCCTGTCCTACGGCAAGCAGGTCTGCCCGGATATGGGGGATCTTGCAAGCTTTGATACCTATGAAAAATTTGAGGCGGCGGTCAAGGAGCAGATTAAATACATTACCAAGTGGTCCAGTGTTGCCACGGTGATTTCCCAGAGGGTACACCGGGATCATGCGCCCAAACCACTCATGTCCATCATGTACGAAGGCTGCATGGAATCCGGAAAGGATGTTTCCGCAGGCGGTGCCATGTACAATTTCGGGCCCGGTGTGGTCTGGAGTGGCCTTGCCACCTATGGGGATTCCATGGCGGCCATTAAAAAGCTGGTTTATGACGATAAAAAATACACTCTGGCACAGATGAATGAAGCTTTGAAGGCAGATTTTGTGGGCTATGACCAGATTCTGGCGGATTGCCTTGCAGCGCCCAAGTTTGGCAATGATGATGATTATGCTGATCTCATTGTGTCGGATCTTGTGCATTTTACGGAAACCGAGCACCGCAAATTCAAGACCCTTTATTCCGTTCTGAGCCATGGCACCCTGTCCATTTCCAACAACACACCCTTTGGACAGCTTCTCGGAGCCTCTGCCAATGGTCGCAGGGCATGGCAGCCCCTTTCCGATGGTATCAGCCCCTCCCAGGGTTCGGATTTCAAAGGACCTACCGCCATCATCAAGTCCGTTTCCAAGATGGCCAATGACCATATGAACATCGGTATGGTGCATAACTTCAAACTGATGTCCGGTCTTCTGGAAACACCCGAGGGCGAAAACGGCATCATTACCCTGCTGCGTACGGCAT
This sequence is a window from Desulfobotulus mexicanus. Protein-coding genes within it:
- a CDS encoding aldehyde dehydrogenase family protein gives rise to the protein MTIIDNDLLSIQKARILAENALEGQKRLATFPQEKLDEIVECVARAVVPHVQNLAVMSCEETEYGRWEDKCIKNSFVCEDLPMRMRGMRCVGIIGHDRASGLAEIGVPVGVIIAICPATSPVSTTIYKTLIAIKSGNAIIFSPHPRAIGTMGRVLDIMMDAAASAGLPEGCISWLDTVTLSGTLELMGHRATSLILNTGVSSLLSAAYAARKPVIYGGMGNGPAFIERTADIQQAVRDIIASKTFDNGIVSSAEQSIVVDGCIDSEVRQALINNGAWFMSEEQSRQFTSMFFCSNGKPNQRMIGLDAQTLALRAGFSVPEHVRVLVAERTHVSETDPYAGELLCPVLAYYVEDDWMHACEKCIELLIEEGTGHTLVIHSKDENVICQFALKKPVGRILVNTPASFGGMGFTTNLFPSMTLGSGSAGEGITSDNVSPMNLIYIRKVGYGVRRMDDIENYRSKVKYSSKGEIPRKKEDSSKSLQTLHRILKEAIRVMDRP
- the cutC gene encoding choline trimethylamine-lyase; this translates as MDLQEFSNKLAEATKGLSPEERASLRKLFEGVSAEIVKGAPSTVAPAAYSLTGIPDGPTERHVKLKDHFLKQVPSITIHRARAITKIAKENPGIPKILLRGKSFKYCCETAPLVIQDHELIVGSPNGAPRAGSFSPDIAWRWVEEEIDTIGTRSQDPFYISEEDKKVMREELFPFWKSQSVDEYCEGQYREAGLWELSAESYVSDCSYHAVNGGGDSNPGYDVILMKKGMLDIQNEAKAYLEKLDYENPDDIDKIYFYKSVIDTTEGVMIYARRLSRYAAELAARENDPKRKAELLKISEVNARVPAHAPTTFWEAIQAVWTIESLLVVEENQTGMSIGRVDQYMYPFFRADIDSGRMTEYEAFDLAGCMLVKMSEMMWITSEAASKFFAGYQPFVNMCVGGVTRDGRDATNDLTYLLMDAVRHVRVYQPSLSTRVHNKSPQKYLKKIVDVIRSGMGFPAVHFDDAHIKMMLSKGVSFEDSRDYCLMGCVEPQKAGRLYQWTSTAYTQWPICIELVLNRGVPLSYGKQVCPDMGDLASFDTYEKFEAAVKEQIKYITKWSSVATVISQRVHRDHAPKPLMSIMYEGCMESGKDVSAGGAMYNFGPGVVWSGLATYGDSMAAIKKLVYDDKKYTLAQMNEALKADFVGYDQILADCLAAPKFGNDDDYADLIVSDLVHFTETEHRKFKTLYSVLSHGTLSISNNTPFGQLLGASANGRRAWQPLSDGISPSQGSDFKGPTAIIKSVSKMANDHMNIGMVHNFKLMSGLLETPEGENGIITLLRTACMLGNGEMQFNYLDNDVLREAQKHPEKYRGLVVRVAGYSAFFVELCKDVQDEIISRTMLKEI